A region of Nitrospirae bacterium YQR-1 DNA encodes the following proteins:
- a CDS encoding response regulator, with protein MEQGTDVAGGKISTGIRVVVVEDEIIVARDIEMKLKKLGYNVLDIATSGEEAIQKAGDLLPDLMLMDITLEGKMDGIEAAGQIDALYNIPIVYLTAHTDLDTLSRARVTEPYGYIIKPFAIRDLLVTISMALYKHRMEARNKVINQILKVFLKPITLKEKLEQSLGLITSIPRLFLQTKGSIFLVEDDPNVLVMKASLGTADCESVTAGKCLCGVAAATKEIVFAERIDKRHELNQDALPHGHYCVPILAANKLLGVICAYVREGHKRDSADEEVLISFADIIANVLSYSK; from the coding sequence ATGGAACAGGGAACAGATGTAGCAGGTGGCAAGATTTCAACAGGCATACGGGTGGTTGTGGTGGAGGACGAGATAATCGTCGCACGGGATATTGAAATGAAGTTAAAGAAACTTGGCTATAATGTGTTGGATATTGCCACATCGGGAGAGGAGGCTATACAAAAAGCCGGTGACTTATTGCCTGACCTTATGCTCATGGACATAACCTTAGAGGGTAAAATGGACGGTATTGAGGCGGCAGGGCAGATAGATGCGCTCTATAACATTCCTATAGTTTACCTCACGGCACATACCGATCTGGATACTTTAAGCCGGGCAAGAGTGACGGAACCATACGGTTATATAATTAAACCGTTTGCAATCAGAGACTTGCTGGTGACCATAAGCATGGCACTTTATAAGCACAGAATGGAGGCCAGAAATAAGGTTATAAATCAAATATTGAAAGTGTTTTTGAAACCGATAACTTTGAAAGAAAAATTGGAGCAGTCTCTAGGATTAATAACGTCAATCCCCAGGCTTTTCCTTCAGACGAAAGGTTCCATCTTTTTGGTGGAAGATGACCCCAATGTGCTTGTGATGAAAGCCTCTTTGGGCACAGCTGATTGTGAAAGTGTTACAGCCGGTAAGTGTTTGTGCGGTGTAGCCGCTGCCACTAAAGAGATAGTGTTTGCAGAGAGAATTGATAAGCGGCATGAGTTGAATCAGGACGCCTTACCTCATGGCCACTATTGTGTCCCTATACTTGCAGCTAATAAGCTCCTGGGGGTAATCTGTGCGTATGTACGTGAAGGACATAAGAGAGATTCAGCCGATGAGGAGGTACTTATATCATTTGCTGACATCATTGCTAATGTGCTGAGTTACTCAAAGTAA
- a CDS encoding PAS domain S-box protein, whose translation MSTTQYKKALDLIESPDDVFHLISTTVNDAVAGMDVGNNVVFWNEQAEKYFKYKHGEIIGKNFLKILIPPKYHQTLLKNIDRPELGAYISDSRTIYLEAMAKDKAAIYCKITLSVIRLKGQLYTILYFRDATDYKLKQNLLTLKKSLEFVKIGVCVTDMEGVILNINSALAGMHGSDIPALMNRNVRDVMFCLSHIESMEAFKNHSEERLCKANGRDMFVKLESEIVLDDDKKPIAVVITCEDITKSKEMQLQICQYNEHLETLVKERTHTLSETNKQLREEIIKRKEMEEQIRGNVKDLNMLLKEVHHRVKNNLQIIVSLLSLQSAAISDPCLHSIFRDSESRIRAMALIHEKLYESTDMSTLDFSEYLNSLASELLNSYNLRHGRVELKTNISVNTLDIDVAIPCGLVINEFITNSLKYAFTGNSEGQIKVMFHRTEDNKLHLTLSDNGVGLAKDIDIKKVKSLGLQLIHDLIVRKLKGTIEINTDGGTEFKIII comes from the coding sequence TTGTCAACAACACAGTATAAGAAAGCTCTGGATTTAATAGAATCACCGGATGACGTCTTTCATCTCATAAGCACTACCGTCAATGACGCAGTGGCAGGGATGGATGTAGGAAACAATGTTGTTTTTTGGAATGAGCAAGCTGAGAAGTATTTTAAATATAAGCACGGGGAGATAATAGGAAAGAACTTTCTAAAGATTTTAATCCCGCCAAAATATCATCAAACTTTATTAAAAAACATTGACAGGCCTGAATTAGGCGCATACATATCAGACTCCAGAACAATTTATTTGGAAGCTATGGCAAAAGATAAAGCTGCTATATATTGTAAAATAACGTTATCTGTAATAAGGCTTAAAGGCCAGCTATATACAATATTATATTTCAGGGACGCCACAGACTACAAACTTAAACAAAACTTGTTGACGTTAAAAAAATCCCTTGAGTTTGTAAAAATCGGAGTTTGTGTTACCGATATGGAAGGAGTGATACTCAATATAAACTCCGCCCTTGCCGGGATGCACGGCTCAGACATACCGGCATTAATGAACAGAAATGTACGGGATGTAATGTTTTGCCTGTCGCATATCGAGAGTATGGAAGCCTTCAAAAACCACAGTGAGGAACGCCTGTGTAAAGCCAACGGCAGGGATATGTTTGTTAAGCTGGAATCTGAAATCGTACTGGATGACGATAAAAAACCAATCGCGGTAGTGATTACCTGCGAGGATATTACTAAAAGTAAGGAGATGCAGCTACAAATCTGCCAATACAACGAACACCTTGAGACTCTGGTAAAAGAACGTACCCATACACTGTCTGAAACGAATAAACAACTTCGTGAGGAAATTATAAAGCGAAAGGAAATGGAAGAGCAAATCAGGGGAAACGTGAAGGATTTAAATATGTTGCTTAAAGAGGTGCATCACAGGGTAAAGAATAATCTGCAGATCATAGTAAGTTTGTTGAGCCTTCAGTCTGCGGCTATCTCAGACCCCTGTCTGCATAGCATTTTTAGGGACAGTGAAAGCCGCATAAGGGCAATGGCTTTGATTCACGAAAAACTATATGAGTCCACGGACATGTCAACTCTGGATTTTTCTGAATACCTGAATTCACTGGCATCGGAGCTGTTAAATTCATATAACCTCCGCCACGGCCGGGTTGAACTTAAGACGAATATCAGTGTTAACACTCTCGATATAGATGTTGCAATTCCATGCGGGTTAGTCATAAATGAGTTTATTACAAATTCGTTGAAATACGCCTTTACAGGCAATTCCGAGGGACAGATTAAGGTCATGTTCCACAGAACTGAAGATAATAAACTTCATCTTACACTAAGTGACAACGGCGTGGGGTTGGCAAAAGATATAGACATTAAAAAAGTAAAATCACTGGGTTTGCAATTGATACATGATTTAATCGTAAGAAAGCTAAAGGGAACAATTGAAATTAACACGGACGGCGGAACAGAATTTAAGATAATAATTTAA
- a CDS encoding response regulator, giving the protein MGLSVVVVDDSKSARRVLCRELAEIFEGKSVSIDEGVNGLEALERARSGKYDLMFLDLTMPEMDGYEVLRIIKAEGLCIKVIVLSADIQPKAQALVKELGALEFLCKPLDYEATEKVLKENNFI; this is encoded by the coding sequence ATGGGATTATCTGTAGTAGTAGTGGATGATTCAAAAAGTGCAAGAAGGGTTTTATGCAGAGAGCTGGCGGAGATATTTGAAGGAAAGTCTGTCTCAATAGATGAAGGGGTAAATGGTCTGGAGGCGCTGGAGCGTGCGCGCAGTGGTAAATATGATTTAATGTTTTTGGATTTGACAATGCCGGAAATGGATGGGTATGAAGTTTTAAGGATTATCAAGGCTGAGGGGCTATGTATAAAAGTTATCGTGTTATCTGCTGATATTCAGCCTAAGGCACAGGCATTGGTCAAAGAATTAGGAGCTTTAGAGTTTTTGTGCAAACCCCTTGATTATGAAGCCACGGAGAAAGTACTTAAGGAGAACAATTTTATATGA
- a CDS encoding diguanylate cyclase, with protein sequence MNMDGNVLQIIVQDISVGVVVLDQAYTIVIWNKFMEKYSGLKSDEIIGKNIFKEFPYLSEEWLDFKLKSVFLLKNFSFTSWKQRPYLFKFINSRPITGSADFMYQDCVFLPVVDSVSAKNYATIVIQDMTNVALYEKQLEELKEINSTLEQLSQYDTLTSTFNRRYMEKQLEQEFNKSKRYGNEFTVAMLDIDFFKKVNDTYGHPGGDEVLRQVTKLVAMELRLSDVLARYGGEEFLIILTETGLSDAQGVCERIRKRVETSVIGFDGKEIHVTISLGLSAYKSTLDDYLQLVNAADIALYRSKKEGRNRLTIY encoded by the coding sequence ATGAACATGGACGGTAATGTTTTACAAATCATAGTGCAGGATATAAGTGTCGGTGTTGTGGTCTTAGATCAGGCATATACAATAGTTATCTGGAATAAATTTATGGAAAAGTACAGCGGATTAAAGTCTGATGAGATAATAGGTAAGAACATTTTTAAGGAGTTTCCGTACTTATCTGAGGAGTGGTTGGATTTTAAATTAAAAAGCGTTTTTCTACTTAAGAATTTTTCATTTACATCATGGAAACAGAGGCCGTATTTATTTAAATTTATTAATAGCCGGCCAATCACCGGCTCCGCTGATTTTATGTATCAGGATTGCGTATTTTTACCTGTGGTTGACTCAGTAAGCGCAAAAAACTACGCAACTATAGTTATTCAGGATATGACAAATGTTGCCCTGTATGAAAAACAGCTTGAGGAGTTAAAGGAAATAAACAGCACTCTGGAGCAGTTAAGCCAATATGACACGCTTACCTCTACATTTAACCGCAGGTATATGGAAAAGCAATTGGAACAGGAGTTTAATAAATCTAAAAGATATGGTAATGAGTTTACGGTGGCGATGTTGGACATAGATTTTTTCAAAAAAGTAAATGACACTTATGGCCATCCCGGCGGGGATGAGGTGCTACGGCAGGTGACAAAGCTGGTGGCTATGGAGCTGAGATTATCGGATGTATTGGCAAGGTACGGGGGAGAGGAGTTTTTGATAATATTGACTGAGACCGGTTTAAGTGACGCTCAGGGCGTTTGTGAGAGAATCCGTAAGAGAGTTGAAACAAGTGTAATAGGGTTTGACGGCAAAGAAATACATGTGACCATAAGCCTTGGGCTTTCCGCTTACAAAAGCACTTTAGACGATTATCTGCAATTAGTCAACGCGGCCGATATAGCCCTTTACAGATCAAAAAAAGAAGGCCGCAACAGGCTTACCATTTACTAA
- a CDS encoding bacteriohemerythrin yields MKIKTKIRGTVFLIFLLTLTSAVSVYLLLDKMEFDAKVVNYSGIVRGATQRLVKMEAAGKPMDDLIQKLDKIIEGLVNGSSELMLPVATDGNYIAIMAEVRKSWGELKDNVIKARTDPAARDAVVRQSEEYFELTNKAVSEAERFSKNKVDALKHIQIVILCFTLIILIIIWIFSNKHVSVPLSMLAGKVDTLVRGDLRLSIDYRSKDEIGILSQGMNEMIRSFSSTIDTILDIADRLSVNTEKILRSKAEKTRQGYENLASQASQSAGAAEDLALTITDIAANTSKVSEASALAMESAHKGKDVSDGAIKIINQVHSSTVELSAMVKNLNASVADIGNVVTVINDIADQTNLLALNAAIEAARAGEQGRGFAVVADEVRKLAEKTIKQTAEIYEKIKTVQDDSRGTAKSMEDASAGVSRATEYINDVGISLTTIVDSVRHTRDQVQQIQSSVDRQVELSDRVATNVVKTSAVVSDMGHMADEVIEDLAVMTGISSDLRAASAKFKTSADVIAKVDISEAAHTLHISHESHKTEGLGMQFDETFSVGNQTIDKQHQELFKLKNDLLAVMSEGRGKEEIARVLHFLEDYIVKHFSMEEGLMKKYDYPDYTSHIAQHKALMDAVGGFKETFIKNGPSRTLLLDIQHAVDNWLKAHIKNVDILLGRFLKTRGHA; encoded by the coding sequence ATGAAAATTAAGACAAAAATAAGGGGTACGGTATTTTTGATTTTTCTGCTGACTTTGACCAGTGCTGTTTCAGTTTATCTGTTGCTTGACAAAATGGAGTTTGACGCTAAAGTGGTTAATTATTCCGGTATTGTAAGGGGGGCAACTCAGAGGCTTGTAAAGATGGAAGCAGCAGGGAAACCGATGGACGATTTAATACAAAAATTAGATAAGATCATAGAAGGTTTAGTTAACGGCAGCAGTGAGCTGATGCTGCCGGTGGCTACCGACGGCAATTACATCGCTATTATGGCGGAAGTGCGTAAGTCATGGGGTGAGCTTAAAGATAATGTTATAAAGGCTAGAACCGACCCTGCTGCCAGAGATGCCGTTGTAAGGCAGAGTGAGGAGTATTTTGAACTAACCAACAAAGCTGTGTCAGAGGCTGAGAGGTTCTCAAAGAATAAGGTAGATGCACTCAAGCATATACAAATAGTTATTTTATGTTTTACTTTGATTATCTTAATTATCATTTGGATATTTAGCAACAAGCATGTTTCCGTGCCTCTTTCAATGCTTGCCGGAAAGGTGGATACACTGGTGAGGGGAGACCTCCGGTTGAGCATAGATTATAGAAGTAAGGATGAAATCGGGATACTTTCACAGGGCATGAACGAAATGATACGTTCTTTCAGCAGCACTATAGATACAATACTGGACATAGCAGACAGGCTTTCGGTAAATACGGAAAAAATACTGAGGTCAAAAGCGGAAAAGACGAGGCAAGGGTATGAAAACCTGGCATCGCAGGCATCGCAGTCTGCCGGTGCTGCGGAGGATTTAGCGCTTACGATTACCGACATAGCCGCTAACACCTCAAAGGTGTCTGAGGCATCTGCACTTGCTATGGAAAGTGCACATAAGGGTAAGGATGTCTCTGATGGAGCTATAAAAATAATAAATCAGGTACATTCCTCCACAGTGGAGTTATCGGCAATGGTTAAAAACCTCAATGCAAGTGTAGCGGATATTGGCAATGTTGTAACTGTTATCAACGATATAGCAGACCAGACAAACCTCCTTGCTCTTAATGCTGCAATAGAGGCGGCAAGGGCGGGGGAGCAGGGACGCGGCTTTGCAGTTGTGGCGGATGAGGTAAGAAAACTGGCGGAAAAGACAATAAAGCAAACCGCAGAAATATACGAGAAAATTAAAACTGTTCAGGATGACTCCAGAGGTACCGCTAAGTCGATGGAGGACGCCTCCGCAGGAGTGTCAAGAGCTACCGAGTATATTAACGATGTCGGCATATCCCTCACAACGATAGTAGATAGTGTAAGACATACAAGGGATCAGGTACAGCAAATACAGAGCTCGGTTGACAGACAGGTTGAGCTTTCCGACAGGGTTGCCACCAATGTGGTAAAAACCTCCGCTGTAGTGTCTGACATGGGCCATATGGCTGATGAGGTAATTGAAGATCTGGCAGTGATGACCGGCATTTCCTCTGATTTAAGGGCAGCCTCGGCAAAGTTTAAGACAAGTGCCGATGTCATAGCAAAGGTGGATATATCTGAAGCGGCACACACTCTGCACATCAGTCATGAATCTCATAAAACTGAAGGGTTAGGTATGCAGTTTGATGAGACGTTTTCTGTAGGAAACCAGACAATCGACAAACAGCATCAGGAACTGTTTAAGTTGAAAAATGACCTGCTTGCCGTTATGTCTGAGGGCAGGGGGAAGGAGGAAATAGCGAGGGTTTTGCACTTTCTTGAGGATTACATAGTAAAGCATTTTTCAATGGAAGAGGGACTTATGAAAAAATATGACTATCCCGATTACACCTCTCATATAGCACAACACAAGGCACTGATGGATGCAGTGGGGGGATTTAAAGAAACATTTATAAAGAACGGCCCCTCACGGACGCTGCTTTTGGACATTCAACATGCGGTTGACAATTGGCTCAAAGCTCATATAAAAAACGTTGATATATTGTTAGGTAGATTTCTGAAAACCAGGGGACATGCTTAG
- the rfaE1 gene encoding D-glycero-beta-D-manno-heptose-7-phosphate kinase, with amino-acid sequence MPFKNILDRFRDKHILVIGDIILDHYVWGKVERISPEAPVPVVDVQRESYLLGGAGNVANNVVSLGASVTVSGVAGDDYNEAVLSSLFKEKGISTAGIYRDQRPTTTKTRVMAHSQQVVRFDKESRASIGKSALKHITEYVGDNFNSFDGIIISDYKKGVITPGFIKFLVDKTAGKDKFISADPKVGHFPYYHGISLITPNKKEAQEGSGVIIEDMQSLIKAGRKLLKTLNLKSVLITRGDEGMSLFHENEIHHIPTVAKAVYDVTGAGDTVISAFTLAHVSGATLVESAVIANHAAGIVVGFVGTAATTVDTLLSSLSDLT; translated from the coding sequence ATGCCTTTTAAGAATATCTTAGACAGATTCAGAGATAAGCACATTTTGGTCATAGGGGATATAATACTGGACCACTATGTGTGGGGGAAGGTGGAGAGGATATCTCCTGAGGCACCGGTGCCTGTGGTGGATGTACAAAGGGAGAGCTATCTGTTAGGCGGGGCCGGTAACGTGGCAAACAATGTGGTCTCCCTCGGGGCCTCTGTAACAGTATCCGGTGTGGCAGGGGATGACTACAACGAGGCTGTTCTGTCCTCTTTGTTTAAAGAAAAAGGAATCAGTACTGCCGGCATATACCGCGATCAAAGGCCGACTACCACAAAGACCCGTGTTATGGCACACAGCCAGCAGGTAGTCCGCTTTGACAAAGAAAGCAGAGCTTCCATCGGTAAGTCCGCCTTAAAACATATAACGGAGTATGTAGGAGATAATTTTAACAGCTTTGACGGCATTATTATCTCAGACTATAAAAAAGGCGTAATAACTCCGGGATTTATTAAATTTCTCGTAGATAAAACAGCTGGGAAAGATAAGTTTATATCGGCTGACCCAAAGGTTGGGCACTTTCCTTACTACCACGGAATATCCCTCATAACTCCTAATAAAAAGGAGGCACAGGAGGGCTCCGGTGTCATTATTGAGGATATGCAATCTCTGATTAAGGCAGGCAGAAAACTCCTTAAAACACTGAACTTAAAAAGTGTGCTGATAACCAGAGGCGATGAGGGAATGAGCCTTTTTCACGAAAATGAGATTCATCACATACCTACTGTGGCTAAAGCAGTGTATGATGTAACAGGCGCAGGAGATACGGTGATATCGGCATTTACACTTGCACACGTCTCAGGTGCAACACTGGTTGAAAGCGCAGTAATAGCAAATCATGCCGCAGGCATTGTGGTAGGGTTTGTAGGGACGGCGGCAACTACAGTTGATACCCTGTTATCTTCACTTAGTGACCTTACCTGA
- the gltX gene encoding glutamate--tRNA ligase, with protein MSEDVRVRFAPSPTGYLHIGGARTALFNYLFARKHNGTFILRIEDTDRSRSTDEFIEAIIDGMRWLNLNWDEGPIRQTDRSDTYYKYAMEMLENGNAYYCYCEPDELEMRRKEALAHGKPPKYDGRCRDIKTPPGGIKPTIRFKMPLDGQTVVDDMIKGRVDFENSVLDDFIIMRSDGSPTYNFVVVCDDIDMGITHIIRGDDHLNNTPKQIQIYRAFDKKAPAFAHLPMILGSDKTRLSKRHGATSVLAYKDMGYLPEALLNYLVRLGWSYGDQEVFTIEDLREKFSLDSVGKSSAVFNPEKLLWLNSEYIKHSGPMRLVPLVRPFLLSANIVDETYEFDEQWISNAIKTLQERSRTLPELANSLRYYIADTVEIDEKAGKKFINQETKPFLTAVFEKLQLLENFTANDIEAVFLSLMSELNVQLGKIAQPVRVALTGNTVSPGIYEVIEIIGKERALKRISKAIESIN; from the coding sequence TTGTCTGAAGACGTAAGAGTACGGTTTGCACCAAGCCCTACAGGTTATCTCCACATAGGGGGGGCAAGGACTGCTTTATTTAATTATCTCTTTGCACGTAAACACAACGGGACTTTCATTTTGCGAATTGAGGATACCGACAGGAGCCGTTCCACGGACGAATTTATAGAGGCAATAATTGACGGCATGAGGTGGCTTAACCTCAACTGGGATGAGGGGCCGATTCGACAAACCGACCGCTCAGACACTTACTATAAGTATGCAATGGAGATGCTTGAAAACGGAAACGCTTACTACTGTTACTGCGAACCGGATGAGCTTGAAATGCGAAGAAAAGAGGCTCTGGCTCATGGAAAACCTCCGAAGTACGACGGCAGATGCAGAGACATTAAAACCCCTCCGGGCGGTATAAAACCCACCATCCGGTTTAAAATGCCGCTTGATGGGCAAACCGTTGTTGATGACATGATAAAGGGCAGGGTTGATTTTGAAAATTCCGTCCTTGATGATTTTATAATAATGCGTTCAGACGGCTCTCCCACCTATAACTTTGTTGTCGTATGTGATGACATTGACATGGGGATAACTCACATCATAAGGGGGGATGACCATCTTAACAATACCCCTAAACAGATTCAGATTTACCGTGCTTTTGATAAAAAAGCGCCTGCATTTGCCCACTTGCCGATGATCTTAGGCTCCGATAAGACAAGATTAAGTAAACGCCACGGGGCAACATCAGTTTTAGCGTATAAAGATATGGGGTATCTGCCGGAGGCGCTGCTTAATTACCTTGTGCGTCTTGGCTGGTCTTATGGCGACCAAGAGGTCTTTACTATTGAGGATTTGAGGGAGAAATTTTCACTCGACTCGGTAGGGAAATCCTCAGCCGTGTTTAATCCCGAAAAACTCCTGTGGTTAAACAGTGAGTACATTAAACACTCCGGCCCCATGAGACTGGTACCACTTGTAAGACCGTTTCTTTTATCAGCAAACATTGTAGATGAAACATACGAGTTTGACGAGCAATGGATATCTAATGCTATAAAAACCCTTCAGGAGCGCTCAAGAACACTCCCTGAGCTGGCAAATTCCCTTAGATACTACATTGCCGACACAGTTGAAATTGATGAAAAAGCCGGCAAGAAGTTTATAAATCAGGAAACAAAACCGTTCCTTACCGCCGTGTTTGAAAAGCTGCAACTTCTGGAAAACTTTACCGCTAACGATATAGAGGCTGTTTTTCTGTCTCTGATGTCTGAGCTTAACGTGCAACTTGGAAAAATCGCCCAACCTGTAAGAGTCGCCCTGACAGGAAACACTGTAAGTCCAGGGATTTATGAAGTTATAGAAATTATCGGCAAAGAAAGAGCTTTAAAACGAATAAGTAAAGCCATTGAGTCAATAAACTGA
- a CDS encoding ferredoxin, whose product MMVRVDDDTCIGCGRCEELCPAVFHVDEEIGKSEVIDPEGCDYAGCCESAEENCPVHAIHIE is encoded by the coding sequence ATGATGGTAAGAGTGGATGATGATACTTGTATCGGCTGCGGTAGATGTGAGGAGCTATGCCCTGCGGTTTTTCATGTTGATGAGGAAATCGGCAAGTCAGAGGTAATTGACCCCGAGGGGTGTGATTATGCCGGATGTTGTGAGTCTGCGGAGGAAAACTGTCCTGTCCACGCAATACACATTGAATGA
- a CDS encoding glycosyltransferase family 4 protein, with protein MRVLIVNPHMFIYGGAELVIVKLSNYLSANGIEHALLTTNIIPEIENDLKNTEIIKAPFEVRNNWSDLAKNIWFLNKGIRRNIAGFDVINAHNAPAELAAVAQGKPVVWLCNEPPEVLLGGSTHREGLLKRFTKNVFYGFDKQVVKRFIKNVVVADEFNAQRFKRLYGIEPDIIPYGINYDFFSLPPENLTRRADGRFTVLHVGIINPLKNQLASLKAINILRRDIPEILLILAGHQEDHYYAEVKEYINEHELKPYVEFTGHINRDRLRELFYSSGVLLHPIKSQGGWLTPFEALSAALPIVASKDMTAASIIECENIGVVTDNFAEAILDVYKSYDKYKEQAGRGRLYVKNNLTWNNFSSSMVKSFEKACNR; from the coding sequence ATGAGGGTACTTATAGTAAATCCACATATGTTCATCTACGGCGGGGCCGAGCTGGTTATCGTTAAGCTCTCAAATTACCTTAGTGCTAACGGGATTGAACACGCACTTCTGACAACTAACATTATCCCCGAGATTGAGAACGACCTGAAAAACACAGAGATCATAAAGGCTCCGTTTGAGGTCAGAAATAACTGGAGCGATTTGGCAAAAAACATTTGGTTTTTAAACAAAGGCATACGCAGAAATATAGCTGGCTTTGACGTCATAAACGCCCACAACGCACCTGCCGAGCTGGCTGCCGTTGCCCAAGGCAAGCCTGTAGTCTGGCTTTGTAATGAACCTCCTGAGGTGCTCTTAGGCGGAAGTACTCACAGAGAGGGATTATTAAAGAGGTTTACCAAGAATGTTTTTTACGGATTTGACAAACAAGTTGTAAAGAGATTTATTAAAAACGTGGTTGTTGCGGATGAGTTTAACGCTCAACGCTTCAAAAGGTTATACGGCATAGAGCCGGATATAATCCCCTACGGGATCAATTACGATTTTTTTTCCTTGCCTCCGGAAAACTTAACCCGCAGAGCAGATGGACGATTCACAGTGCTTCATGTCGGGATAATTAATCCGTTAAAAAACCAACTGGCAAGCCTTAAAGCAATAAATATTTTAAGGAGGGACATTCCTGAAATACTGTTGATTCTTGCAGGGCATCAAGAAGATCATTATTATGCCGAGGTAAAGGAATATATAAATGAGCATGAGCTGAAGCCATACGTTGAATTTACCGGACACATTAACAGGGACCGCCTGAGAGAGCTTTTTTACAGCTCAGGCGTACTCCTTCATCCGATAAAGTCCCAGGGAGGGTGGCTCACTCCGTTTGAAGCCCTCAGCGCCGCACTGCCCATAGTTGCTTCAAAGGACATGACAGCTGCATCAATCATAGAGTGTGAAAATATCGGAGTCGTTACCGATAACTTTGCTGAGGCAATTCTGGACGTCTATAAAAGTTATGATAAATATAAAGAGCAGGCCGGGCGTGGACGGCTTTACGTTAAAAACAATTTAACCTGGAATAACTTTTCGTCCTCCATGGTTAAATCCTTTGAAAAAGCCTGTAACAGGTAA
- a CDS encoding radical SAM protein produces the protein MNYLRSLKRLAAALRYKGFRYAWNYLHYHFFWFLRHPLIIKYLYLFEPYPQYIEVEVTTRCNLRCIQCEHTYWKEPAVDMPFEKFKHIIGQFPNLKWIGLTGIGESFMHRDFIKMLHWVKERHVIVELFDTFYFIDEDIARELLTINIENFYISLDGATAQTYEKLRVGSDFKRVTENIRTFFRLKREMNLYFPEIIFHFIIHKLNYHEVPQYVDFVAEISENSGVAIFYSQMLHRYRETEDMFMKIPDEVIEEAERAGKRHGIKITWNLDVQREKPPMSRCLEWIMPFIFVTGDVIPCCVGNEANRRDFQRETSLGNIFNQSFKDIWNGRRYKELRKTLKSGGCPAPCVSCSIYERRG, from the coding sequence ATGAACTACCTTAGGTCATTGAAGCGGCTGGCGGCTGCTCTGAGGTATAAGGGCTTCAGGTATGCCTGGAATTACCTGCATTACCACTTTTTCTGGTTTTTAAGGCATCCGCTTATTATTAAATACCTGTACCTGTTTGAGCCCTATCCACAGTACATAGAGGTTGAGGTAACAACGCGGTGTAATCTCAGGTGTATCCAGTGTGAACATACGTACTGGAAGGAGCCGGCGGTGGATATGCCGTTTGAGAAGTTTAAACATATAATCGGGCAGTTTCCAAATCTTAAATGGATAGGATTAACGGGAATCGGCGAGAGCTTTATGCACAGGGATTTTATTAAAATGCTCCACTGGGTAAAGGAGCGGCATGTAATAGTTGAGCTCTTTGATACCTTTTACTTTATAGATGAGGATATAGCACGGGAGCTTTTAACAATCAATATTGAAAATTTCTATATATCTTTAGATGGTGCAACAGCTCAGACGTATGAAAAACTGCGTGTGGGCTCAGACTTTAAAAGGGTAACGGAGAACATAAGAACCTTCTTCAGACTCAAAAGAGAAATGAACTTGTACTTCCCTGAAATAATCTTTCACTTCATAATACATAAGCTAAACTATCACGAGGTGCCGCAGTATGTGGACTTTGTTGCCGAGATTTCAGAAAACTCCGGGGTTGCCATATTTTACTCTCAGATGCTTCACCGCTACAGAGAGACAGAGGACATGTTTATGAAGATACCGGATGAGGTAATAGAAGAGGCGGAGAGAGCAGGTAAGAGACACGGCATTAAAATAACATGGAACCTGGACGTGCAGCGGGAAAAGCCCCCCATGAGCAGGTGTCTGGAGTGGATAATGCCCTTTATCTTTGTAACCGGTGATGTAATTCCCTGTTGTGTAGGAAATGAGGCGAACCGGCGGGACTTTCAGAGAGAGACCTCCCTGGGTAATATATTTAATCAGAGCTTTAAAGACATCTGGAACGGCCGGAGGTATAAGGAACTGAGGAAAACGCTCAAAAGCGGCGGCTGCCCGGCGCCTTGTGTCAGCTGCAGCATCTATGAGAGGCGTGGGTAA